The sequence below is a genomic window from Acidobacteriota bacterium.
GGCGTCCTCGCCGACGAGCAGGTCCCGCACGAGCTCGGGCGCCCAGGCCGCGGCGTCGCCTTCGAGGAACCCGCCCGCGTGATCGTCCGCGGCGAGGAGCCGCCGCACGGCCGCCGTCAGCGCCGGATCGCGCGCGCCCTCGGCCCGGAGCCGCTCTTCCCGGTCCGGGGCCGGCAGATCGACGAGCTCCTCGAAGAGGAGGCGCGCCGCGGCGCGGTCCGTCACGCGTCGAGCCCCCGCCCCGCGAGGTCCTCGAAGAGCAGGGCCCGGGCCGCGCGCCAGCGGCGCTTCACGGTGCGGTCCGAGACTTCGAGCGTGGCGGCGATTTCCTCGACGGACAGCCCGCCGAAGAATCGCCACTCCACGATGCGCGCGAGGTCGGGGTCCGCCGCCTCGAGGCGCGAGAGGGCCTCGTCGAGCGCGACGAGTTCCTCGGGACGCTCGACGGCTGCAATCTCGCCCTCCTCGAGGGCGCGCATGCTCACGCCGCCGCCGCGCTTGGTGCGCAGGCGGCTGCGCGCGTGGTCGATCAGGACGAGGCGCATGGCGCGCGCCGTCGTCGCGAAGAAGTGGAACCGGTCGCGCATCGACAGCGTCGCGCCGTGCGCGAGCTTGAGGTAGGCCTCGTGGACGAGAGCCGTCGTGTCGAGCGTGGCGCTCGAGGGGCCCGAGGAGAGCTGGCGGCGCGCGATGCGGCGCAGCTCTCCGTACACCGAGGTGAAAAGCCGGTCCATCGCGGCGCGGTCCCCGCCCTCGACGGCGCGCAGGAGCGCCGTGATGTCCTCGCCGGGGGCGGGCGTGGCCGGGTCCGGCCGGGGGGTCTCTGCGTTCATCCGGAGAACGGGTCTCGTTCCGCGGAGGATAGCGAAGATCCGCCCCGGCCGGCTCGCGGTCACTTGTGGGAGGTCCCGACGGGCCCCCGGATGTAGACGAGGCCGTAGTACTCGAGGTTCGTGGCGGGTTGAACGGCGAAGTTGACGAGGATGTCGAACGTGGACGCTCCCACCGGAATCGCATGAAGGGTTGCGTTGTAAAAGGTCGCGAACGCGTTGAGGGTAAATCCGCCCTTCACGAAATCGTGGCCC
It includes:
- a CDS encoding sigma-70 family RNA polymerase sigma factor gives rise to the protein MNAETPRPDPATPAPGEDITALLRAVEGGDRAAMDRLFTSVYGELRRIARRQLSSGPSSATLDTTALVHEAYLKLAHGATLSMRDRFHFFATTARAMRLVLIDHARSRLRTKRGGGVSMRALEEGEIAAVERPEELVALDEALSRLEAADPDLARIVEWRFFGGLSVEEIAATLEVSDRTVKRRWRAARALLFEDLAGRGLDA